In Mycobacterium stomatepiae, the following are encoded in one genomic region:
- a CDS encoding acyl-CoA dehydrogenase family protein: MNFDFGPTSLEYKEQARSLLAEELMADRLDEVHRTGTFHHWDFHRALARRGWLAPGWPVEFGGRGLDPLDVLAFQEELADAGAPMYGAVTTMMIAGVIRELGTPDQKAQILPKALGGEILIVLGFTEPECGSDVAAAATRAVGEGDEWRINGQKMFTTNAHVADYVFLLARTDPNVPKHKGLTTFLVPLDQPGVTIQPVMTMSGERTNATFYDDVRVHDSARIGALNGGWETMTVALTLERTNATGGEHRRLVAAAERWAATARAADGGLLLDDPSVAARLARAATEARVTRLLGHRSVWLSAKGVLPGVEGSMAKLFSSESLVRMADDLAMLAPDGLRADDTGHGGQLDRAIRHAQPTTIYGGTSEIQRSIIAQRGLGLPRPA, from the coding sequence GTGAACTTCGACTTCGGGCCCACCAGCCTGGAATACAAAGAGCAGGCGCGCTCACTGCTGGCCGAGGAGCTGATGGCCGACCGGCTCGACGAGGTCCACCGGACCGGGACGTTTCATCACTGGGACTTTCACCGCGCACTGGCCCGGCGCGGCTGGTTGGCTCCCGGCTGGCCGGTCGAATTCGGCGGTCGCGGACTCGACCCCCTCGATGTGTTGGCCTTCCAGGAGGAACTCGCCGACGCAGGCGCCCCGATGTACGGCGCAGTCACCACCATGATGATCGCCGGGGTCATCCGTGAGCTCGGAACCCCGGATCAGAAAGCGCAGATCTTGCCCAAAGCGCTGGGCGGCGAAATCCTGATCGTTCTCGGCTTCACCGAGCCCGAGTGCGGTTCCGACGTCGCTGCCGCGGCCACCCGCGCCGTCGGTGAGGGCGACGAGTGGCGCATCAACGGCCAGAAGATGTTCACCACCAATGCCCATGTCGCCGATTACGTCTTCCTGCTGGCACGCACCGATCCCAATGTGCCGAAACACAAGGGGCTCACCACTTTTCTGGTACCGCTCGATCAGCCTGGCGTCACGATCCAGCCGGTCATGACGATGTCGGGGGAGCGGACCAACGCGACGTTTTACGACGATGTCCGCGTCCATGATTCCGCGCGCATAGGTGCGCTCAACGGGGGATGGGAGACCATGACCGTGGCACTGACGCTGGAACGCACCAATGCCACCGGCGGCGAGCACCGCCGCCTCGTCGCGGCCGCCGAGCGCTGGGCTGCAACTGCCAGAGCCGCTGACGGAGGGTTGCTGCTCGATGACCCGTCGGTCGCTGCCCGTCTCGCCCGAGCCGCCACCGAAGCCCGCGTCACCCGCCTGCTCGGCCACCGCAGTGTTTGGCTGTCGGCCAAGGGGGTGCTGCCCGGCGTCGAGGGATCGATGGCCAAGCTGTTCTCCTCCGAGTCGCTGGTGCGGATGGCCGACGACCTGGCCATGCTCGCCCCCGATGGCCTACGTGCCGACGACACCGGCCACGGCGGCCAACTCGACCGTGCGATCAGACATGCCCAGCCCACCACCATCTATGGCGGCACCAGCGAGATACAGCGCTCAATCATCGCCCAACGGGGACTGGGACTCCCACGCCCGGCCTGA